In Paeniglutamicibacter kerguelensis, one genomic interval encodes:
- a CDS encoding HAD family hydrolase: MSLLYSGASPDSAGLAGPLSPSTELPVARALFCSDLDRTLIYSAAALMLDGADHDAPSLQVAEILEGRPQSYLTNAASGLLTQIAEAGAFVPVTTRTVAQYRRIRFHGPRPKYAVTTNGAQILVDGVPDQEWSDSLGHRVANESAPLEEISAYVLLPIHSEWMLRLRDAEGLFLYAMVERENLPAETLTYLTAWCASRNWTVSLQGRKLYFIPSLIGKEFAVAEVARRMGGPRVVAAGDSLLDKNFLGTAFAAIRPSHGELEESGFEAKGLTVTKKRGVLAGEEIVRAAHGMVFGDS, encoded by the coding sequence ATGAGCCTTCTTTACAGTGGCGCGTCGCCCGATTCGGCCGGACTCGCGGGTCCGCTTTCACCCTCGACCGAATTACCGGTCGCCCGGGCGCTGTTCTGCAGCGATCTTGACCGGACCCTGATCTATTCGGCGGCGGCGCTGATGCTCGATGGCGCGGACCATGACGCCCCGTCCCTCCAGGTTGCGGAAATCCTCGAGGGCCGCCCACAGTCCTATCTGACCAATGCGGCCAGCGGTCTGTTGACCCAGATCGCCGAGGCCGGCGCGTTTGTGCCAGTCACCACCCGAACGGTCGCGCAGTATCGAAGGATCCGATTCCACGGTCCAAGACCGAAGTACGCCGTAACCACCAACGGCGCCCAAATCCTGGTTGACGGGGTCCCGGACCAAGAATGGTCCGACTCGCTGGGGCATCGTGTCGCCAATGAAAGTGCGCCACTGGAGGAAATTTCCGCATATGTATTATTGCCCATCCACTCGGAGTGGATGCTGAGGCTGCGGGATGCCGAGGGGCTATTCCTCTACGCCATGGTCGAGCGAGAAAATCTGCCCGCTGAAACCCTGACTTACTTGACAGCATGGTGTGCCAGCAGGAATTGGACGGTCTCGCTTCAAGGCAGAAAGCTGTATTTCATTCCGAGCCTGATCGGCAAGGAATTTGCGGTTGCCGAGGTGGCTCGGAGAATGGGCGGCCCGCGCGTAGTGGCGGCCGGCGATTCATTGCTGGACAAGAATTTCCTGGGCACGGCATTTGCCGCGATCAGACCCTCGCATGGGGAATTGGAAGAATCGGGGTTCGAGGCCAAGGGGCTTACGGTCACGAAGAAGCGCGGCGTGTTGGCCGGCGAAGAGATAGTCCGGGCGGCCCACGGAATGGTCTTTGGCGACTCCTGA
- a CDS encoding phosphoribosyltransferase domain-containing protein, with product MNENARGAVTAHWKGAYVSDALGVGIATDVESSLFDLRDLTGLALRRNPKRAHLLVSSVLGKHQPSDPSLVIAAGELLGSIVAGALDGTSEQRDCGHREVAALLSAALRHDQSNRSTQEMNEYFGLLDGARALLEPLKTLHPEVVSIGYAETATGLGRLVAGSIGSYYIHSTRHVGDGTDSYRSFEEEHSHATSHRMLPHTPDVLASASTIVLVDDELSTGATVINTIRALHSAAPQANFVVASLIDVRGPADRQRFTELAEDLGTNIVSVALGCGSVLLPDDVLAKAATHLRELMAGEPTVENALSDFESHAPGSIDVLPCMYPGMFHDRYGSPASATSNPLEGLRSVAKSVLDVLPQEAHGKEILVLGTEEFLHVPLMLSDELSKVVPAGTRVLFSSTTRSPIVPLDRGDYAINSVLNFSSHDDTMDGPGPRHAYNIAGARRFAAIIVAPEPGTPHHAMAGPGGLLEALASASDHVLVVAAERGQSAKGSPGRKAFPKPLSGPDFGSYGENEVAWLLKDLSGLTLEAPTADREQAVQSGAAHYSESLPEEYVPSQDYLELFDEALERSSAKVATAIGVVSELALTRRGGKPVLVSLARAGTPVGILMRRWLKTFHDIDVPHYAVSIVRGRGIDTVAMEYLADKYGPERILFVDGWTGKGAISRELKLSLEKLQETHGLTFDPELAVLADPGHCTTLFGTREDYLIPSACLNSTVSGLVSRTVLNGDYIGPEDFHGAKFYSQLAGADQSARFLDAVTADFSAVRQEAQKGASGLANKESTATWEGWSAVQRIGDAYGISNPNLIKPGVGETTRVLLRRMPWKVLVRPEAVSDLGHILLLAQQRNVEVVEVPGLEYSCVGLIKASEVDA from the coding sequence ATGAACGAAAACGCGAGGGGAGCCGTGACCGCCCACTGGAAAGGGGCGTATGTCAGCGACGCGCTCGGGGTGGGAATTGCGACCGACGTCGAGTCAAGCCTTTTTGACTTGCGTGACCTCACGGGGCTTGCCCTCCGCAGGAACCCAAAGCGTGCTCATCTATTGGTCTCCAGCGTTCTCGGGAAGCATCAACCAAGCGACCCGAGTCTTGTCATAGCCGCGGGAGAACTGCTCGGGTCAATCGTTGCCGGCGCGCTGGACGGTACATCCGAACAGCGGGATTGCGGTCACCGGGAGGTTGCCGCTCTGCTGTCGGCGGCGTTGCGCCACGATCAATCCAATCGTTCGACCCAGGAAATGAACGAGTACTTCGGGTTGCTTGACGGGGCCCGTGCATTGTTGGAGCCGTTGAAGACACTGCACCCCGAGGTCGTGTCGATCGGCTACGCAGAAACCGCCACCGGTTTGGGGCGGCTTGTTGCAGGGAGCATCGGCTCCTACTACATCCACTCGACAAGGCATGTAGGAGATGGCACGGATTCGTATCGTTCCTTCGAGGAGGAACACTCGCACGCCACGTCGCATCGGATGCTTCCACATACCCCGGATGTCCTGGCAAGCGCCTCCACGATCGTTTTGGTTGACGACGAGCTCAGCACCGGGGCCACGGTCATCAACACAATCAGGGCGTTGCATTCGGCTGCGCCCCAGGCCAATTTTGTGGTTGCCTCGCTGATCGATGTCCGCGGTCCTGCGGACCGGCAACGGTTCACCGAGCTCGCGGAGGACCTGGGGACGAACATCGTTTCGGTGGCGCTGGGCTGTGGATCGGTTCTGCTTCCCGACGATGTGCTTGCGAAGGCTGCGACGCACCTGCGGGAACTCATGGCCGGGGAGCCGACAGTGGAAAACGCGCTCAGCGATTTCGAGTCCCATGCCCCGGGCAGCATTGATGTCCTGCCATGCATGTACCCGGGAATGTTCCATGACAGGTACGGAAGCCCGGCGTCTGCGACTTCCAACCCCCTGGAAGGCCTGCGGTCCGTTGCGAAGTCGGTGCTGGACGTCCTGCCTCAGGAAGCCCACGGGAAGGAAATTCTGGTGCTGGGCACCGAGGAGTTCCTCCACGTGCCCCTGATGCTCTCTGACGAGCTGAGCAAGGTGGTGCCCGCCGGGACGCGGGTTCTTTTCTCATCCACCACGCGCTCACCCATCGTCCCGCTGGATCGCGGCGATTACGCGATCAACAGCGTGTTGAACTTCTCCAGCCACGACGACACCATGGACGGTCCTGGGCCGCGCCACGCATACAACATTGCCGGTGCCCGCCGGTTTGCGGCAATCATTGTCGCGCCGGAGCCCGGTACCCCACACCATGCGATGGCCGGGCCGGGTGGACTGCTGGAAGCCCTGGCGAGCGCGTCGGATCACGTGCTGGTTGTTGCCGCCGAGCGAGGCCAATCCGCGAAGGGCAGCCCGGGACGAAAGGCTTTTCCGAAGCCGCTAAGCGGCCCGGACTTCGGTTCTTACGGGGAAAATGAAGTCGCCTGGTTGTTGAAGGACCTTAGCGGCCTGACGCTGGAAGCCCCGACCGCCGATCGTGAACAGGCAGTCCAGTCCGGGGCCGCCCACTACTCCGAGTCGCTTCCGGAGGAATACGTACCTTCGCAGGATTACCTCGAGCTCTTCGACGAGGCACTCGAACGGTCCTCCGCCAAGGTGGCAACGGCCATTGGCGTGGTGTCCGAGCTGGCCCTGACGCGCCGCGGAGGCAAGCCCGTGCTTGTTTCACTCGCTCGTGCCGGAACCCCGGTCGGGATACTCATGCGTCGATGGCTGAAGACTTTTCACGACATCGATGTTCCGCACTATGCGGTGAGCATCGTGCGTGGGCGCGGCATCGACACCGTGGCAATGGAATACCTTGCCGACAAATACGGTCCGGAACGAATACTCTTTGTCGACGGATGGACAGGGAAGGGAGCGATCTCTCGCGAACTGAAATTGTCGCTCGAGAAGCTTCAGGAAACCCATGGCCTCACGTTTGATCCGGAGCTTGCCGTGTTGGCCGACCCCGGACATTGCACCACTCTTTTCGGCACCCGCGAGGACTACCTGATTCCCTCCGCGTGCCTGAATTCCACGGTTTCGGGGCTCGTTTCCCGAACGGTGCTCAACGGTGACTACATCGGCCCGGAGGATTTCCACGGTGCGAAGTTCTATTCGCAGTTGGCTGGCGCCGACCAGTCCGCACGATTCCTCGATGCAGTGACGGCGGATTTCTCCGCCGTCCGCCAGGAAGCGCAGAAGGGCGCCAGCGGACTGGCCAACAAGGAATCGACTGCAACGTGGGAGGGCTGGTCCGCCGTGCAGCGGATAGGGGATGCCTACGGGATATCCAATCCAAACCTGATCAAGCCCGGGGTGGGGGAGACGACCAGGGTTCTGCTGCGGCGGATGCCCTGGAAGGTCCTTGTCCGTCCTGAAGCCGTATCCGATCTCGGGCACATACTGCTGCTGGCCCAGCAGCGAAATGTTGAGGTGGTCGAAGTTCCCGGCCTTGAATACAGCTGTGTTGGTCTGATCAAGGCATCGGAGGTCGACGCATGA
- a CDS encoding HpcH/HpaI aldolase/citrate lyase family protein: protein MRHFSFLPDSVLAEIFHRVPETMGPSSDPELLAVALGATLYSPGTRTTLADDVLKAGSRGCFSQVLCLEDSIPDKELDMAEENVLDALRTLNATHGHQPDSELPMLFVRVRNPAQMVSLARRGGDALNVLTGFTLPKFENDTGLGQRYFDSLAEIHRFREADDATKSAARFKLMPILESPSIIHVETRTQTLTRVVEVIKKHREDVLAVRIGATDFSSVFGLRRPRELTIYDVQVVASVISDIVNVLGRPEDGLIITGPVWEHFTHDVSTGSGHHSGNLASLSREIRLDHANGLLGKTVIHPTHVPLVNALSVVSHEEFMDASDIVNADHDGAMASSYSNKMNEIKPHRAWAERTLLRAAAFGVAAPGTTFIDLLEASPR from the coding sequence ATGCGCCATTTTAGCTTTCTGCCTGATTCCGTTCTGGCGGAGATTTTTCATCGAGTTCCAGAAACGATGGGTCCGTCCTCCGACCCCGAATTGCTGGCAGTTGCGCTGGGAGCTACCCTTTACAGTCCTGGAACACGAACAACGTTGGCTGACGATGTGCTCAAAGCCGGGTCGCGGGGATGTTTTAGCCAAGTGCTTTGCCTGGAAGATTCGATTCCAGATAAAGAGCTGGACATGGCCGAAGAGAATGTCTTGGATGCATTGAGAACGTTGAATGCAACCCATGGTCATCAGCCCGATTCGGAATTGCCCATGCTCTTTGTTCGAGTCCGGAACCCTGCCCAGATGGTGAGCCTTGCCCGCAGGGGAGGCGATGCATTGAATGTACTCACCGGATTCACACTGCCAAAATTCGAAAATGACACGGGACTAGGCCAGCGCTATTTCGATTCCCTTGCCGAGATCCACCGGTTTAGGGAAGCAGATGATGCAACGAAGAGTGCCGCGCGATTCAAGCTCATGCCGATTTTGGAGTCCCCAAGCATCATCCATGTGGAGACGCGCACGCAGACGCTGACTCGCGTCGTGGAAGTGATCAAGAAACACCGTGAAGACGTCTTGGCAGTGCGAATCGGTGCCACCGACTTTTCCAGTGTCTTCGGGCTTAGGCGGCCGCGAGAACTGACGATCTACGACGTCCAAGTGGTGGCCTCCGTCATCTCTGACATCGTCAATGTGCTCGGGCGTCCCGAGGACGGCTTGATAATTACCGGGCCGGTCTGGGAACACTTCACTCACGATGTTTCAACTGGCAGCGGTCACCATTCGGGCAACCTTGCGTCGCTGAGCCGTGAGATTCGGCTGGATCATGCAAATGGGCTTCTCGGCAAGACCGTCATCCACCCTACCCACGTGCCACTGGTCAACGCGCTATCCGTTGTCAGCCATGAGGAATTCATGGATGCGAGCGACATCGTCAACGCGGATCACGACGGCGCCATGGCTTCTAGCTACAGCAACAAAATGAATGAGATCAAGCCACATCGTGCTTGGGCGGAGAGAACACTATTGCGCGCAGCTGCATTCGGCGTCGCCGCCCCGGGAACGACATTTATCGACCTACTAGAAGCGAGTCCCCGTTGA
- a CDS encoding TerD family protein, whose product MGTMVAGANASLTAENPDLNRLVVGLGWSVVASKGPQAEPVAAAILCARDGSALSNEHMVFFNQLASPEGSVGYSTEDSGAFLGEEDQEQIDVDLPGVPEDVAKICFVVYIDPELRGPGTFSTVRDAYIRVANTDNFELLRFDVPTSAATNINAMVFGELYRHASGWKFRAIGQGYSTGLRGVAADFRVAL is encoded by the coding sequence ATGGGAACAATGGTGGCGGGAGCGAACGCTTCCTTGACCGCAGAAAACCCTGATTTGAATAGACTGGTCGTTGGCCTTGGCTGGTCGGTGGTGGCGAGCAAGGGGCCACAGGCGGAACCCGTCGCTGCCGCAATTCTTTGTGCGCGTGACGGCAGCGCACTATCGAATGAACATATGGTGTTTTTCAATCAGCTCGCTTCGCCCGAAGGCTCGGTTGGATATTCAACCGAGGACTCGGGCGCGTTCTTGGGCGAGGAAGACCAAGAACAGATTGACGTTGATTTACCGGGCGTCCCGGAGGACGTGGCGAAGATTTGTTTCGTTGTCTATATCGACCCCGAGCTACGAGGTCCGGGCACATTCTCTACGGTTCGCGACGCGTACATCCGCGTTGCCAATACGGACAACTTCGAGCTCCTTAGATTTGATGTCCCTACCAGTGCGGCCACGAACATCAACGCGATGGTGTTTGGAGAGCTATATCGGCATGCCAGTGGATGGAAATTCAGGGCCATTGGGCAGGGCTATTCGACGGGTCTGCGCGGGGTCGCCGCTGATTTCCGGGTAGCGCTGTAG
- a CDS encoding toxic anion resistance protein translates to MTAPLTPPDMSGSALMLQAPEAPAVVQPDEAPGMVPVPDERRDEINRQATDFIADVAMLDSRSPDFAQRVDGISKLGRDEMLASGGFSSRMLERSSTSLAGAKKAGNGAQASVAATLGDLRSTVEDLAPTNADLSVGRKILGFIPGGNKLAKYFQRYESAQTQLDAIIKSLMAGQDALLKDNAALANEKVQLWDNMQKLSEYAVFAKAIDGACVAKIDEARMLGQDDTVLKLDSDVLFPIRQRHQDILTQLAVSVQGYMAMDLIRKNNLELIKGVDRARSTTIAALRTAVIVAEALANQKMVLDQIDAINTTTNNMILKTSEMLKDQTTRIHQQASNSGVSVETLQRAFDNVFQTMDAIDTFRSQAAKSMEGTVSALETSLEKAKPYLERVRQSDGS, encoded by the coding sequence ATGACTGCTCCCCTGACACCTCCGGACATGTCCGGTTCCGCACTAATGCTGCAAGCCCCGGAAGCTCCTGCAGTGGTCCAACCGGATGAGGCCCCCGGCATGGTCCCGGTCCCTGACGAACGTCGAGACGAAATCAACCGTCAGGCGACGGATTTCATAGCCGATGTTGCGATGCTTGACTCCCGAAGCCCCGACTTCGCCCAGCGCGTGGATGGTATTTCCAAACTGGGTCGCGACGAAATGCTGGCATCCGGCGGTTTCTCGAGCCGCATGTTGGAGCGCTCCAGCACATCATTGGCTGGTGCCAAGAAGGCGGGCAACGGGGCTCAGGCCTCAGTCGCTGCCACACTGGGCGACTTGAGGTCTACCGTCGAGGATTTGGCCCCGACCAACGCCGACCTCAGTGTGGGTCGTAAGATCTTGGGGTTCATTCCGGGCGGCAACAAGTTGGCAAAGTACTTCCAACGCTACGAAAGTGCCCAGACGCAGCTTGACGCCATCATCAAATCACTCATGGCCGGCCAGGACGCGCTCCTGAAGGACAACGCGGCACTCGCCAACGAAAAGGTCCAGCTCTGGGACAACATGCAGAAGCTGAGCGAGTATGCCGTTTTCGCCAAGGCAATTGACGGCGCCTGCGTAGCCAAGATCGACGAAGCGCGAATGCTTGGCCAGGACGACACCGTGCTCAAACTGGATTCCGACGTGCTCTTCCCGATCCGCCAGCGTCACCAGGACATCCTGACCCAGCTGGCTGTTTCTGTTCAGGGCTACATGGCAATGGACCTCATCCGCAAGAACAATCTTGAACTTATCAAGGGTGTTGATCGGGCACGGAGCACCACCATTGCTGCGTTGCGCACCGCCGTTATTGTTGCCGAGGCACTAGCCAACCAAAAGATGGTTCTCGACCAGATCGACGCGATAAACACGACCACCAACAACATGATCCTCAAGACCAGTGAAATGTTGAAGGACCAGACCACGCGCATTCATCAGCAGGCATCGAATTCCGGTGTGAGTGTTGAGACTCTTCAGCGAGCTTTTGACAACGTATTCCAGACCATGGACGCAATCGACACCTTCAGGTCCCAGGCTGCCAAGAGCATGGAAGGAACCGTAAGTGCTCTTGAGACCAGCTTGGAAAAGGCAAAGCCTTATCTCGAGCGTGTTCGTCAGTCCGACGGATCCTAG
- a CDS encoding TerD family protein, with the protein MAGLTLTKGSNLSLTKTDPGLKEAIIGLGWDPRTTTGEAFDLDASALLLGADGKVRSSADFIFYNQPSAVDGSVTHRGDNRTGDGGGDDEHIVVDLSAVSSDVERVIFVVSIDQADERRQNFGQVRGAYCRVVNAVSEKEIVRFDLSEDAAPETAMLFSELYRHNGEWKFRAIGQGYATGLMGIATDFGVQLG; encoded by the coding sequence ATGGCAGGACTAACCCTAACCAAAGGCAGCAACCTCTCGCTCACCAAGACCGATCCGGGCCTCAAGGAGGCCATTATTGGACTTGGCTGGGATCCACGAACCACCACCGGGGAAGCATTCGACCTGGACGCCTCAGCGCTCCTGCTCGGCGCGGACGGCAAGGTACGCTCGTCGGCTGATTTCATCTTCTACAACCAGCCGTCGGCGGTGGACGGATCGGTAACCCACCGTGGCGACAACCGCACCGGCGATGGCGGTGGGGACGACGAGCACATCGTGGTCGACCTCTCTGCGGTTTCCTCGGATGTTGAACGAGTGATTTTCGTGGTTTCCATCGATCAGGCCGATGAACGTCGTCAGAACTTCGGCCAAGTTCGAGGGGCCTACTGCCGGGTTGTTAATGCTGTTTCGGAGAAGGAGATCGTCCGCTTCGATTTGAGCGAGGACGCGGCCCCGGAAACAGCCATGCTTTTCAGCGAACTTTACCGCCACAACGGCGAGTGGAAGTTCCGGGCAATCGGCCAGGGGTACGCCACTGGTTTGATGGGCATCGCCACGGACTTCGGCGTACAACTGGGCTAG
- a CDS encoding TerD family protein gives MASLTLSKGSNLSLSKADPSLTRAMIGLGWDPRTTTGAAFDLDATALIVGANGKVRSQDDFIFYNQLSAKDGSVVHQGDNRTGLGDGDDEQILIDLSLVAAEVSRIVIAVSIDQADARGQNFGQVRDAYCRVLNQDTDEEIVRFDLSEDAASETAMIFSEVYRHNGEWKFRAVGQGYASGLHGIVTDFGISLE, from the coding sequence ATGGCTTCTCTAACACTAAGCAAAGGCAGTAACCTTTCGCTGTCCAAGGCCGACCCTAGCCTTACCCGAGCCATGATCGGGCTTGGTTGGGATCCTAGGACTACCACGGGCGCCGCGTTCGACCTTGACGCTACGGCACTCATTGTTGGCGCCAACGGCAAGGTCCGGTCCCAAGACGACTTCATTTTCTACAATCAGTTGTCGGCAAAAGATGGATCAGTAGTCCATCAAGGAGACAACCGAACCGGGCTCGGTGACGGCGATGACGAACAGATTTTGATCGACCTGAGCCTGGTCGCAGCCGAAGTTAGTCGGATTGTGATTGCCGTTTCCATCGACCAAGCCGATGCCCGAGGTCAAAACTTCGGCCAAGTTCGTGACGCCTACTGTCGTGTACTAAATCAGGACACGGACGAGGAAATTGTCCGCTTTGACCTGAGCGAGGACGCGGCCTCGGAAACGGCCATGATCTTCAGCGAGGTCTACCGACACAACGGAGAATGGAAGTTCCGCGCGGTGGGCCAAGGCTACGCTTCGGGCCTGCACGGAATTGTAACGGACTTCGGTATTTCCTTGGAGTAA
- a CDS encoding TerD family protein produces the protein MALSLQKGQSLSLTKSTGAALTKVRLGLGWDAATPTKRGFFGGVKTVTVDLDASAIFFDANGKSLDAVYFGQLKSNDRSTQHMGDNLTGAGDGDDEVITVDLSAVSPSVAQIVFVISSYSGQTFDQVANAFTRILDDSTANSPEVARFQLTDAGNHTAMVMAKVSRANGGWVFQAVGERAMGKTVADLIPAAAKAL, from the coding sequence ATGGCATTGAGCCTTCAGAAAGGTCAGTCCCTGAGCCTGACCAAAAGTACTGGCGCGGCACTCACCAAGGTCCGGTTGGGCTTGGGCTGGGACGCGGCGACGCCTACCAAGCGAGGCTTTTTCGGTGGAGTGAAGACAGTCACGGTTGATCTCGATGCATCAGCAATCTTCTTCGATGCAAATGGCAAGTCCCTCGACGCCGTCTACTTCGGCCAGTTGAAGAGCAACGACCGGTCCACACAGCACATGGGTGACAACCTGACTGGCGCAGGTGACGGCGACGATGAAGTCATCACCGTGGATCTATCAGCTGTCTCACCTTCTGTTGCCCAAATTGTTTTTGTCATCAGCAGCTACAGTGGCCAAACGTTTGATCAGGTTGCCAATGCCTTCACCCGCATCCTCGATGACTCAACCGCAAACAGCCCTGAAGTTGCTCGCTTCCAGCTGACCGACGCGGGTAACCATACTGCGATGGTTATGGCGAAGGTATCCCGAGCGAATGGTGGCTGGGTCTTCCAGGCCGTCGGTGAACGAGCCATGGGCAAAACCGTGGCAGACCTGATCCCGGCAGCTGCCAAGGCGCTCTAG
- a CDS encoding HNH endonuclease family protein gives MDRIVALSDAWQEGAQQMNDQKRLEFANDPINLLAVDGPTNVSKRDGDAATWLPPNKFSVATMPPGKPPSRPNTGSG, from the coding sequence ATCGACCGCATCGTCGCGCTCTCGGACGCATGGCAGGAGGGTGCTCAGCAGATGAATGATCAGAAGCGTCTGGAGTTCGCTAATGATCCGATTAACTTGCTGGCCGTTGACGGTCCAACCAATGTGTCGAAGCGCGATGGAGACGCCGCGACTTGGCTACCGCCCAATAAGTTTTCCGTTGCGACTATGCCGCCCGGCAAACCGCCGTCAAGGCCAAATACGGGCTCTGGATGA
- a CDS encoding long-chain-fatty-acid--CoA ligase, whose protein sequence is MDNSASQPWVKNYQPGVPAEIELPTESLSAMFERSVAQAGDSPATEFFGRRTGYRELGEQVDRAAEGLRRLGVKAGDRVALILPNCPQHVVAFYAVLRLGAVVVEHNPLYTSRELRHQFEDHQTRVVIAWDKAAAAVREFPKDVQLDHVVSVNLLDAFPTLKRLALNLPVKKLRETKGSLTAPAPGTMSWNDLLKSERLDPAHPRPDVMDLAVIQYTSGTTGAPKGAMLTHYNLYANALQGEAWMAGAKEREEILYAILPMFHAFGMTLYLTFGVKKQGLLVLFPKFDPDLILAAMKKSPATVYCAVPPIYERTAMAAKEKGVSLRSAKYCISGAMNLPDHVVQLWESVSGGLLVEGYGMTESSPVALGNPFHPTRRAGTIGVPFPSTLMKVVDLDDPEHEVEQGEPGELLLKGPQVFQGYWNNPEETAKALTKDGWLRTGDVVTVDADGFTKIVDRAKELIITGGFNVAPTEVESVLRLHPAVKDVAVFGKPLERGGEMVVAAVELESGAELDEEALREHCRGQLAGYKVPKRIVAIDDLPRSMLGKILRKQVREQVAPGL, encoded by the coding sequence ATGGACAACTCCGCATCACAGCCCTGGGTCAAGAACTACCAGCCGGGAGTCCCGGCCGAGATCGAGCTGCCGACCGAATCGCTGAGCGCAATGTTTGAGCGTTCAGTGGCCCAGGCGGGGGACAGTCCTGCCACCGAGTTCTTCGGCCGCCGCACCGGCTACCGTGAGCTCGGCGAGCAAGTGGATCGTGCGGCCGAGGGGCTGCGCAGGCTCGGCGTGAAGGCGGGGGACAGGGTCGCGCTGATCCTGCCGAACTGCCCGCAACACGTCGTCGCGTTCTATGCGGTGCTTCGCCTGGGCGCCGTGGTCGTCGAGCACAACCCGCTCTATACCTCGCGCGAACTGCGCCACCAGTTCGAGGACCACCAAACACGCGTTGTCATCGCCTGGGACAAGGCGGCGGCAGCCGTGCGCGAGTTCCCCAAGGACGTGCAGCTCGACCATGTGGTCTCGGTGAACCTGCTTGATGCCTTCCCGACCCTCAAGCGCCTGGCACTGAACCTGCCGGTGAAAAAGCTGCGTGAGACCAAGGGATCGCTGACGGCACCCGCCCCGGGCACCATGTCCTGGAATGACCTGCTGAAGTCCGAACGCCTCGACCCGGCACACCCGCGCCCGGACGTGATGGACCTTGCGGTCATCCAGTACACCTCCGGAACCACCGGAGCGCCAAAGGGCGCCATGCTGACGCACTACAACCTGTACGCCAACGCGCTGCAGGGCGAAGCCTGGATGGCAGGGGCCAAGGAACGCGAGGAAATCCTGTACGCGATCCTTCCGATGTTCCACGCCTTCGGCATGACGCTGTACCTGACCTTCGGTGTCAAGAAACAGGGCCTGTTGGTGCTCTTCCCGAAGTTCGACCCGGACTTGATCCTGGCGGCGATGAAGAAATCCCCGGCCACCGTGTACTGCGCGGTGCCGCCGATCTACGAGCGCACCGCCATGGCCGCAAAGGAAAAGGGCGTCTCGCTACGCTCGGCCAAGTACTGCATTTCCGGTGCCATGAACCTGCCCGACCATGTGGTCCAACTCTGGGAATCCGTTTCCGGCGGACTGCTGGTGGAGGGCTATGGCATGACCGAATCCTCCCCGGTTGCCCTCGGCAACCCGTTCCACCCGACCCGCCGCGCCGGGACCATCGGCGTGCCGTTCCCCTCGACGCTGATGAAGGTCGTGGACCTGGACGATCCGGAGCACGAGGTGGAACAGGGCGAACCCGGAGAGCTGCTGCTCAAGGGCCCGCAGGTGTTCCAGGGATATTGGAACAACCCGGAGGAAACCGCCAAGGCCCTGACCAAGGACGGCTGGTTGCGCACGGGAGACGTGGTGACCGTCGACGCCGACGGATTCACCAAGATCGTTGACCGGGCCAAGGAATTGATCATCACCGGCGGTTTCAACGTTGCCCCGACCGAGGTCGAATCGGTGCTGCGCCTGCATCCGGCCGTCAAGGATGTGGCGGTGTTCGGGAAGCCGCTCGAACGCGGCGGGGAAATGGTGGTTGCGGCCGTCGAACTGGAATCGGGCGCAGAACTCGACGAGGAAGCCCTGCGCGAGCACTGCCGCGGCCAGCTGGCTGGGTACAAGGTTCCCAAGCGGATAGTGGCGATCGATGACCTGCCGCGCTCGATGCTCGGCAAGATCCTGCGCAAGCAGGTCCGCGAACAGGTGGCCCCGGGGCTCTGA
- the panD gene encoding aspartate 1-decarboxylase has translation MQRTMFKSKIHRATVTHADLHYVGSVTVDSDLLDAANILPGELVSIVDVTNGARLETYTIAGERGSGVIGINGAAAHLVNVGDLVILITYAAMEDAEARAFEPAVVHVDARNRMVLLGSEPAEAVVDGMYTPPFALFAAAE, from the coding sequence ATGCAGCGCACCATGTTCAAGTCAAAGATCCACCGTGCAACCGTCACCCACGCCGACCTGCACTACGTCGGATCCGTCACCGTCGATTCGGATCTCCTGGACGCGGCAAATATCCTTCCCGGCGAACTGGTTTCCATCGTCGATGTCACCAACGGCGCCCGGCTGGAAACCTACACGATTGCCGGGGAACGGGGTTCGGGGGTCATCGGAATCAACGGGGCGGCCGCCCACCTGGTCAACGTGGGAGACCTTGTCATCCTCATTACCTACGCGGCCATGGAGGATGCCGAGGCCCGTGCCTTTGAGCCGGCGGTGGTGCACGTGGATGCGCGCAACCGCATGGTATTGCTGGGGTCAGAACCTGCCGAGGCGGTTGTCGATGGCATGTACACCCCGCCCTTTGCGCTCTTCGCCGCCGCCGAATAG